The following coding sequences are from one Nicotiana tomentosiformis chromosome 3, ASM39032v3, whole genome shotgun sequence window:
- the LOC138907790 gene encoding uncharacterized protein translates to MSGRQSTEASPDVVTGILTVQSHDVYALIDPESSLSYVTLYVDTSFGIEPEQLHEPFSISTPIGESIMAARVYRDCVVTVYGRDTMADLIELGMIDFDVIMGMDWLYSCFAKLDCRARINRLEFPNEPAIEWEGNNVAKR, encoded by the coding sequence atgagtggtcgacagagtACAGAGGCTTCCCCggatgtcgtcacaggtatattgactgttcaatctcatgatgtgtatgcccttattgatcccgaatcttctttgtcctatgttactcttTATGTTGATACGAGcttcgggatagaaccggaacaacttcatgagccgttctctatatctactccgattggcgagtctattatggccgcacgaGTTTATAGGGACTGTGTTGTCACGGTGtatggtcgggataccatggccgatcttattgaactaggaatgattgattttgacgtaataatgggaatggattggctttattcatgttttgccaaactcgattgccgagccagaatcaataggcttgagtttcctaacgagccagcTATTGAatgggaggggaataatgttgccaaaaggtag